One part of the Denticeps clupeoides chromosome 16, fDenClu1.1, whole genome shotgun sequence genome encodes these proteins:
- the LOC114766375 gene encoding xaa-Pro dipeptidase-like has protein sequence MAALSAALFAENRQRLCLGLKAKSDLNPRSVVLLQGGEQKQRYCTDTDVLFRQESFFHWTFGVTEADCFGAVDVDSGKSFLFVPKLPESYATWMGEIHPREHFKEKYAVDEVHYTCDV, from the exons ATGGCCGCAC TGTCGGCTGCCCTCTTCGCCGAGAACCGCCAGCGCCTCTGCCTGGGGCTGAAGGCGAAATCCGACCTGAATCCCAGATCTGTAGTTCTGCTGCAGGGAGGCGAGCAGAAGCAGCGGTACTGCACCGACACCGACGTCCTCTTCAGACAG GAGTCCTTCTTCCACTGGACGTTTGGGGTGACCGAGGCTGACTGCTTTGGAGCCGTTGACGTGGATTCTGGGAAATCGTTCCTCTTTGTCCCGAAGCTGCCGGAGAGCTATGCCACCTGGATGGGAGA GATCCATCCGCGCGAACACTTCAAGGAGAAGTATGCCGTGGACGAGGTGCATTACACCTGCGAT GTGTAA